Proteins found in one Candidatus Anoxymicrobium japonicum genomic segment:
- the fabF gene encoding beta-ketoacyl-[acyl-carrier-protein] synthase II has product MERSVVITGIGAITPVGAGKEGYWRGLASGTSGVTPITTFDVSEYSTRIAGEVKDFEPLDFIEKKEARRMDRFCQFAVAASRMALEDAGLPTSDLGPDCGVLIATGIGGLSTLEAQHKVLLEKGPRRINPLTIPMIIPNMASAQVEIAFGARGPCTTVVTACASSANGIGDAFEIVKRGAADVMIAGGSDACITPVSVASFGAMGALSKRNNEPEAASRPFDRERDGFVIGEAAGVVILEERRGAEARGARIYAEVAGYGMAGEAMSMTGLAPDGDGFVRAMVAAMDQAGISPDAVDYINAHGTATPLNDPIETLAVKRVFGDRAARVAMSSTKSMTGHCLGAAGAIEIIACLMAIENGVIPPTINYEFPDPDCDLDYVPNRAREATVNIALSNSQGFGGHSASLVVRQINKNATLGPDPGVAFL; this is encoded by the coding sequence TTGGAACGCTCTGTTGTCATAACCGGAATTGGGGCGATTACGCCTGTCGGCGCGGGCAAGGAAGGGTACTGGCGTGGCCTTGCCTCGGGAACTTCGGGAGTAACGCCTATCACGACATTCGACGTATCCGAGTACTCGACCAGGATTGCCGGCGAGGTAAAGGATTTCGAGCCTCTTGATTTCATTGAGAAAAAGGAGGCGCGGCGCATGGACAGGTTCTGCCAGTTCGCCGTGGCGGCCTCTCGAATGGCGCTCGAGGACGCGGGGTTGCCTACGAGCGATCTCGGGCCTGATTGCGGAGTTCTCATCGCCACAGGAATTGGCGGACTGAGCACTTTAGAGGCTCAACACAAGGTTTTGCTCGAGAAAGGGCCACGCAGGATAAACCCTTTGACCATACCGATGATCATTCCCAACATGGCGTCAGCGCAGGTGGAAATCGCGTTCGGCGCGCGTGGACCATGCACGACGGTCGTGACGGCGTGCGCCTCGAGCGCCAACGGCATCGGAGACGCTTTCGAGATCGTGAAGCGCGGCGCCGCGGACGTGATGATAGCGGGAGGATCGGATGCCTGCATCACTCCCGTGAGCGTCGCCAGCTTCGGCGCGATGGGTGCCCTTTCAAAGAGAAACAACGAACCCGAAGCGGCAAGCCGCCCCTTTGACCGGGAGCGGGACGGCTTCGTCATTGGTGAGGCCGCCGGCGTCGTTATCCTGGAGGAAAGACGCGGAGCCGAGGCCAGAGGAGCGCGCATCTACGCGGAAGTCGCCGGTTACGGAATGGCCGGTGAAGCTATGAGCATGACCGGACTGGCGCCCGATGGAGACGGCTTCGTGCGCGCTATGGTCGCCGCCATGGATCAGGCCGGAATCTCACCGGACGCCGTTGACTACATAAACGCGCACGGCACCGCGACGCCACTCAACGACCCGATTGAGACGCTGGCCGTCAAACGCGTTTTCGGCGACCGCGCGGCGCGTGTCGCCATGAGCTCCACAAAATCCATGACCGGGCATTGCCTTGGCGCCGCCGGCGCCATCGAAATTATCGCGTGCTTGATGGCGATCGAGAATGGCGTGATCCCGCCGACAATCAACTATGAGTTTCCCGATCCCGATTGCGACCTCGATTACGTACCGAACCGCGCTCGCGAAGCAACCGTAAACATCGCCCTTTCAAACTCACAGGGGTTCGGAGGGCACAGCGCTTCATTAGTCGTGCGCCAGATAAACAAAAACGCAACACTGGGGCCTGACCCCGGTGTTGCGTTTTTATAG
- a CDS encoding 3-oxoacyl-ACP synthase has product MTVDGARENQGDAPAAGLPVGIVAVGRAVPENCLTNQDLERMVDTSDEWILDRTGISKRHIATEDIASSDLAAEASRRALARARVDPLELDLLIIATATPDMPAPSTACLVQDMIGARNAACFDIGAACSGFLYGLVVASHLIAAGPYKNALVVGVEILSKVTDWNDRNTCVLFGDGAGAAVVGPAALGAGVLSFQLGADGSAADFLKLPGGGSRTPASRESLESNMHTIKMQGREVFQMAVGNMSEAVTETLRKSGHTIDEVDCLIPHQANLRIIKSLCRRLGFPMEKTVVNISEYGNTSAASIPLALVDAQEQGLLEKGDLVVLVSFGAGMTWGAVAMRWCIDRPKNATEQGG; this is encoded by the coding sequence ATTACGGTTGACGGCGCGCGGGAAAATCAAGGTGATGCGCCCGCCGCCGGGCTTCCTGTCGGCATAGTCGCGGTAGGCCGCGCGGTCCCCGAAAACTGTCTCACCAATCAGGATCTGGAGCGGATGGTGGACACGAGCGACGAGTGGATACTCGATAGGACCGGCATCTCTAAAAGACACATCGCGACCGAGGACATCGCGTCCTCGGACCTCGCGGCAGAAGCGTCCCGTCGCGCTCTCGCGCGCGCGCGAGTGGATCCGTTGGAGCTCGACCTTTTGATTATCGCCACCGCGACGCCGGACATGCCCGCTCCTTCGACCGCGTGCCTGGTTCAGGACATGATAGGCGCTCGCAACGCGGCCTGCTTCGATATCGGCGCGGCCTGCAGCGGCTTTCTGTACGGACTCGTGGTCGCAAGCCATCTGATCGCGGCCGGGCCATACAAGAACGCGCTTGTGGTGGGCGTGGAGATATTGAGCAAGGTTACCGATTGGAACGATCGAAACACCTGCGTGCTTTTTGGCGACGGCGCGGGCGCGGCGGTTGTCGGCCCGGCCGCGCTCGGGGCAGGCGTGCTTTCGTTTCAGCTTGGCGCCGACGGCAGCGCGGCCGATTTCCTGAAGTTGCCGGGCGGCGGGTCGAGAACTCCCGCCAGCCGCGAAAGCCTGGAATCCAACATGCACACCATCAAGATGCAAGGTCGCGAGGTGTTCCAGATGGCGGTCGGGAACATGTCGGAGGCAGTGACGGAAACTCTTAGAAAGTCCGGCCATACCATCGATGAAGTCGATTGCCTTATCCCTCACCAGGCCAATCTCAGAATAATCAAGTCGCTGTGCAGGCGGCTTGGGTTCCCCATGGAAAAGACAGTGGTGAACATCTCGGAATACGGCAACACCTCGGCCGCTTCGATCCCGCTGGCGCTGGTTGACGCCCAGGAGCAAGGGTTGCTCGAGAAAGGAGACCTCGTGGTTCTCGTGAGTTTTGGCGCCGGGATGACGTGGGGCGCTGTCGCCATGCGCTGGTGCATCGACCGTCCGAAGAACGCGACAGAACAAGGGGGATAG
- a CDS encoding beta-ketoacyl-ACP reductase — translation MKLDGRIALVTGASRGIGRAISLALAEHGADVAINYYPQDMAEQARDVAGLIESKGRRAIVCYADVSDAGAVGDMIREIEEGLGHVDILVNNAGITKDGLLLRLSPESWDSVLAVNLTGAFNCMKAVIPSMMKSRWGRIINISSAVARIGNAGQANYVSSKAGLLGLTKTVAREYGSRNILVNAICPGYIRTDMTADVEALKKMEQLIPLGKAGSPEDVAGAAVFLATDATYTTGSVIDVSGGLVM, via the coding sequence GTGAAACTCGATGGCAGAATTGCGCTGGTCACGGGGGCGTCTCGCGGAATAGGCAGGGCGATCAGCCTTGCACTGGCGGAACACGGCGCCGATGTTGCCATCAACTACTACCCTCAAGACATGGCCGAACAGGCGCGTGACGTAGCCGGCTTGATTGAGTCAAAAGGCAGGCGCGCTATCGTCTGTTACGCCGACGTCTCAGACGCGGGCGCGGTCGGCGACATGATTCGCGAGATAGAGGAGGGCCTGGGTCATGTTGACATCCTGGTCAACAACGCCGGGATCACTAAAGACGGACTCCTGCTCAGATTGAGCCCGGAAAGCTGGGACAGTGTGCTGGCCGTCAACCTCACCGGCGCCTTCAACTGCATGAAGGCCGTAATTCCCTCGATGATGAAGTCGAGGTGGGGACGAATAATCAACATCAGCTCCGCGGTCGCCCGCATCGGCAACGCCGGGCAGGCAAATTATGTGTCCTCGAAGGCGGGCCTGCTGGGCCTCACAAAGACCGTAGCCCGCGAGTACGGCTCACGAAATATTCTGGTGAACGCGATCTGTCCCGGATATATACGAACCGACATGACCGCCGACGTCGAAGCCTTAAAAAAAATGGAGCAACTCATTCCGCTTGGGAAGGCGGGGTCGCCCGAGGACGTGGCGGGCGCGGCTGTCTTTCTGGCGACGGACGCGACATACACCACGGGATCCGTGATCGACGTCAGCGGCGGGCTGGTGATGTAA